In a genomic window of Nodosilinea sp. E11:
- a CDS encoding TenA family transcriptional regulator: protein MVLTCQSLLHTHPNAWSQATTHPFLTGCHSGTLHSAQFNTWLVQDYLFVKDFTRMVGRVLGAAPDADIDVLLAGLGALKDELLWFEAKAAERSLDLATPPQPTCQRYCEFMASLTNQPYSVQATALWAIEYAYNQGWQRPGPMPEPYTEFADRWGNPGFTDYVHLLATQADDALVTASPEVQTQAEAAFLQVAELEAAFWQMAFEAANP from the coding sequence ATGGTGCTCACTTGCCAATCGCTCTTGCACACCCACCCCAATGCCTGGTCCCAGGCCACCACTCACCCGTTTTTGACCGGATGCCACAGCGGTACCCTGCACTCGGCCCAGTTCAATACCTGGCTGGTGCAAGATTATTTATTTGTGAAAGACTTTACCCGCATGGTGGGGCGCGTGCTGGGGGCTGCTCCCGATGCCGATATCGATGTGCTGCTGGCTGGGCTGGGTGCCCTCAAAGACGAGCTGCTGTGGTTTGAGGCCAAGGCGGCTGAGCGATCGCTCGACTTAGCCACGCCACCCCAGCCCACTTGCCAGCGTTACTGCGAGTTTATGGCTAGCCTGACTAACCAGCCTTATTCTGTTCAGGCTACGGCCCTGTGGGCGATCGAATACGCCTACAACCAGGGCTGGCAGCGGCCCGGCCCAATGCCCGAACCCTACACCGAGTTTGCCGATCGCTGGGGGAATCCCGGCTTTACAGACTACGTACACCTGCTGGCTACCCAGGCCGACGATGCCCTTGTCACCGCCAGTCCTGAGGTTCAGACTCAGGCAGAGGCGGCTTTTCTGCAAGTTGCCGAACTTGAGGCTGCCTTCTGGCAGATGGCCTTTGAGGCGGCTAACCCCTAG
- a CDS encoding DUF3593 domain-containing protein: MLDKNTLFAMSLFPYLGFLWFMTRTKTTPRLALIGFYALLVFVAVTIPAGLYAKVGLGEELANVDWLHGSAEAFLTLSNIFVVLGFRQAVVQGRAGAERGGDRSPSPSPAE, from the coding sequence ATGCTCGACAAAAACACGCTCTTCGCCATGTCTCTCTTCCCCTACCTGGGGTTTTTGTGGTTTATGACCCGCACGAAAACGACCCCCAGACTAGCGCTCATTGGCTTCTACGCGCTGCTAGTCTTTGTGGCGGTGACTATTCCGGCAGGCCTCTACGCCAAGGTAGGCCTCGGGGAAGAATTGGCCAATGTAGACTGGCTCCACGGAAGTGCTGAGGCTTTTTTAACCCTGTCAAATATTTTTGTGGTGCTGGGCTTTCGCCAGGCAGTAGTGCAGGGGCGGGCCGGGGCAGAGCGTGGGGGCGATCGCAGTCCTTCCCCCTCCCCAGCCGAGTAG
- a CDS encoding DUF2499 domain-containing protein produces MHALSLPTWMIHVSSVLEWMVAMWFIWQFATVTQRPVWRWLAIGMFPALVSAMAACTWHLFDNAPTLAWLVTLQAAMTVVGNGTLCLAAWWIWRQEQQSAES; encoded by the coding sequence ATGCATGCCCTCTCGCTACCCACCTGGATGATTCATGTCTCAAGCGTGTTGGAGTGGATGGTGGCGATGTGGTTTATCTGGCAGTTTGCCACAGTGACCCAGCGCCCAGTGTGGCGATGGCTGGCGATCGGCATGTTTCCAGCCCTGGTGAGTGCCATGGCCGCCTGCACCTGGCACCTGTTTGACAATGCCCCCACTTTAGCTTGGCTGGTGACTCTGCAAGCCGCGATGACGGTGGTAGGCAACGGAACGCTGTGCCTAGCAGCCTGGTGGATTTGGCGGCAGGAGCAACAATCAGCAGAGAGCTGA
- the csaB gene encoding polysaccharide pyruvyl transferase CsaB produces the protein MRAVLCGYYGLGNGGDEALLATLLQMLPPTVTPVVLSATPVQTAQRYGVEAVPRKDLKAVIKALRGADVLILGGGSLLQDATSLQNPIYYGGLLVLAQWLGLKTIAWGQGIGPLTHPLSQGLGRYALGHCNAVSVRDNGSAAWLARWQVPGMQAPDPVWALAGTPLDGLWDLPAPRVAVALRPHPWLTEARLDQFTQALASFQKATQTCLLLVPFQPAKDLAIAEYIQPRLPGPSHIYTLSDPCQLKGLFRGVDMAIAMRLHALIMAAAEGCRCFGLSYDPKVSYLMTDLDLPWTDLNPQGANHRWPDTPEQMTTTWLEVYANGDPLSPDQIRSRVDRALMHQDLLRDVLTQ, from the coding sequence ATGCGAGCGGTTTTGTGTGGTTACTACGGTTTGGGCAACGGCGGCGACGAAGCCCTGCTGGCCACCCTGCTGCAAATGCTGCCGCCCACGGTCACACCAGTGGTGCTGTCGGCTACCCCTGTGCAAACAGCCCAGCGCTACGGGGTCGAAGCCGTGCCCCGCAAAGACCTTAAGGCCGTCATTAAAGCTCTGCGGGGAGCCGATGTCTTAATTTTGGGCGGGGGGAGTCTACTGCAAGATGCCACTAGCTTGCAAAACCCGATCTACTATGGGGGGCTGCTGGTGCTGGCCCAGTGGCTAGGGCTAAAAACCATTGCCTGGGGGCAGGGCATTGGCCCCCTCACCCACCCTCTGAGTCAGGGGCTGGGGCGCTATGCCCTCGGCCACTGCAACGCTGTGAGCGTGCGCGACAATGGGTCAGCGGCCTGGTTGGCGCGCTGGCAAGTGCCGGGTATGCAGGCCCCTGACCCGGTATGGGCCTTGGCCGGAACGCCCTTAGACGGGTTGTGGGATCTGCCTGCGCCTCGGGTCGCGGTGGCGCTGCGTCCGCATCCCTGGCTGACTGAAGCCCGCCTCGATCAGTTCACCCAGGCGCTGGCTTCTTTTCAAAAGGCGACCCAGACCTGCTTGCTGCTGGTGCCCTTTCAGCCTGCTAAAGACTTGGCGATCGCCGAATACATCCAGCCCCGGCTACCGGGGCCGAGCCATATTTATACCCTTAGTGACCCTTGCCAGCTCAAGGGTCTGTTTCGCGGGGTCGACATGGCGATCGCTATGCGGCTGCACGCCTTGATTATGGCGGCCGCTGAGGGCTGTCGCTGCTTTGGGCTGAGCTATGACCCCAAGGTCAGCTACTTGATGACCGACCTCGATCTGCCCTGGACAGATCTCAACCCTCAGGGGGCGAACCACCGCTGGCCAGACACCCCCGAGCAGATGACTACCACCTGGCTAGAGGTCTATGCCAACGGCGATCCGCTGTCGCCCGACCAAATCAGGTCGCGGGTAGACCGCGCCCTGATGCATCAAGATCTGCTGCGAGATGTGCTAACCCAGTAG
- a CDS encoding glutathione peroxidase, with the protein MSLPSNLATLDGAPLAPESLTDKVVLFVNVASKCGLTPQYSGLVELDQAYGDRGLVIVGVPCNQFGQQEPGSPDEIKDFTKTKYDVDFTLLEKQDVNGPDRSPLYQFLVGDGPDIGWNFGKFLVGRNGEVIGRFEPQTAPNDPALKTAIEQALG; encoded by the coding sequence ATGTCTCTTCCTAGTAATCTAGCGACCCTAGACGGTGCCCCGTTGGCCCCCGAGTCGCTGACTGACAAAGTTGTGCTCTTTGTGAATGTGGCCAGCAAGTGCGGCCTCACCCCGCAGTATTCGGGCCTAGTCGAACTCGATCAGGCCTACGGCGATCGCGGCCTGGTGATTGTGGGCGTGCCCTGCAACCAGTTTGGCCAGCAAGAACCCGGCAGCCCCGACGAGATCAAAGACTTCACCAAAACCAAGTACGACGTCGATTTCACCCTGCTCGAAAAGCAGGATGTCAACGGCCCCGATCGCAGCCCGCTCTACCAGTTTCTAGTCGGCGACGGCCCCGATATCGGCTGGAACTTCGGCAAATTTCTCGTGGGTCGCAACGGCGAAGTGATTGGCCGCTTTGAGCCCCAGACTGCCCCCAACGATCCGGCCCTCAAGACCGCGATCGAACAGGCACTGGGTTAA
- a CDS encoding putative PEP-binding protein — protein MTWLRSLDELDVANLRAVGHKAYHLSVLRQQGLPVAQGWVLTAAAWHHSLAQMPWPESTGDRLAPLTQGGFQALQHTSQQWQQALREIPAIAPAPADWQSRTSITEFVPAAWMLRASVWMEAKSRFNSTIAAASGLLAAQIEADFDALPQVLPQFWSQALTARCLVVWAAHCQHLQDLSLATLIMPVYPALVSGTLTFAHGQAQVAVVEGLGLALSQGEAIPARCCVSQGRVADVVWEVGFQERRHQLMPASKYRSRQTTIAQAIQVVQRDRPELSPPLDNAQLAQLLAIGDATQSALNTPSVRLEWLLYPGPNPSRPTLVITQADPWIDSAGVAPPPRPRRQPPLLPLASTVVQGIGASAGRAQGVAVVAQTPQDLPKPLPPRCVVVLPDLQPDVFLQLGTIAGIVTERGGATCHAAILAREMGIPAVVGAPQATQLLDDGMVLWLDGDRGVVYGLPEDAATDRRFQAAIAQVPPASATVGSLSVEQWSRYRRLTTKVMINLSQTRQLSALPLDHIAGVGLLRSEWLLLDILEGRHPWDWINRGQEAELQGHIVQQLEPILQALGNKPLRYRSLDLRSHEWQGLAGSPPVEPNPMLGLRGTLSYDIDDRLFQVELGALATLQRAGYTNLQLILPFVRTVEEVIACRQPIEQAGLRDYNDFALWIMAEVPSVLFLLPAYAKAGVQGIAIGSNDLTQLLLAVDRDQPIMASAYDERHPVVRLAMAHLVQEAERCGLLCSICGQAPVRHPELIADLVAWGIGSISVEAAALPFTLESVWQAEQSGAEVDEQGSGARGVRE, from the coding sequence ATGACCTGGCTTCGATCTCTGGATGAGCTAGATGTAGCGAACCTTCGCGCCGTTGGCCATAAGGCCTATCACCTGAGTGTGCTACGGCAGCAGGGCTTGCCCGTGGCCCAGGGGTGGGTGCTGACAGCGGCGGCCTGGCACCATAGCCTGGCACAAATGCCGTGGCCAGAATCGACGGGCGATCGCCTAGCGCCACTCACCCAAGGTGGGTTTCAAGCCCTACAGCACACGAGTCAGCAGTGGCAACAGGCCCTGCGGGAAATTCCGGCGATCGCCCCCGCCCCTGCCGATTGGCAGAGCCGCACTAGCATCACCGAGTTTGTTCCCGCTGCCTGGATGCTGCGGGCTTCTGTGTGGATGGAGGCTAAGTCGCGGTTCAACAGCACAATCGCTGCCGCCAGTGGCCTTTTAGCGGCCCAAATTGAGGCCGACTTTGACGCTTTACCCCAGGTTTTACCCCAGTTTTGGAGTCAGGCGCTAACAGCCCGTTGTCTTGTCGTTTGGGCAGCCCATTGCCAACATTTGCAAGATCTAAGCCTCGCTACGTTGATTATGCCGGTGTACCCCGCTCTGGTGTCAGGGACCCTGACCTTTGCCCACGGGCAGGCCCAGGTAGCCGTAGTGGAAGGGTTGGGGCTAGCCCTCAGCCAGGGAGAGGCGATTCCGGCGCGCTGCTGCGTTAGCCAGGGCAGAGTAGCTGATGTGGTTTGGGAAGTAGGCTTTCAGGAGCGTCGACATCAGCTGATGCCAGCCTCCAAGTACCGCAGTCGCCAAACCACCATTGCCCAGGCTATTCAAGTAGTGCAGCGCGATCGCCCTGAGCTTTCGCCCCCCCTCGACAATGCCCAACTTGCCCAACTCTTAGCGATCGGCGACGCCACCCAATCGGCACTTAATACGCCCAGCGTGCGCCTTGAGTGGCTGCTCTATCCTGGCCCGAACCCCAGCCGGCCTACGCTGGTGATTACCCAGGCCGACCCCTGGATCGACTCAGCCGGGGTTGCCCCACCCCCCCGCCCCCGCCGCCAACCGCCGCTACTTCCCCTAGCCAGCACTGTTGTACAGGGTATTGGGGCCTCGGCGGGGCGTGCCCAAGGCGTGGCCGTCGTCGCCCAAACTCCTCAAGATCTGCCCAAACCCCTACCGCCCCGGTGCGTTGTAGTGCTGCCTGACCTCCAACCCGATGTATTTTTGCAGCTCGGCACCATCGCGGGCATTGTGACTGAGCGGGGCGGAGCCACCTGCCACGCCGCTATCTTAGCCCGCGAGATGGGCATTCCAGCGGTGGTGGGGGCTCCCCAGGCCACCCAGCTGCTAGACGATGGCATGGTGCTCTGGCTTGATGGCGATCGCGGGGTAGTCTATGGCCTGCCAGAAGACGCCGCTACCGACCGTAGGTTTCAAGCGGCGATCGCCCAGGTGCCTCCGGCATCGGCAACAGTTGGCTCGCTGTCGGTCGAACAGTGGAGCCGCTACCGGCGACTCACCACTAAAGTGATGATTAATCTGAGCCAAACCCGTCAGCTATCGGCGCTGCCCCTCGACCACATTGCTGGCGTTGGGCTACTGCGCTCCGAATGGCTGCTGCTCGATATTTTAGAAGGCCGACACCCGTGGGACTGGATCAACCGGGGTCAGGAAGCTGAGCTACAGGGGCATATTGTGCAACAGCTAGAGCCCATTTTGCAGGCCTTAGGGAACAAACCGCTACGCTACCGCAGCTTAGATTTGCGATCGCACGAGTGGCAGGGACTGGCTGGCAGCCCTCCAGTCGAGCCCAATCCCATGCTGGGCCTGCGAGGCACCCTCAGCTACGACATCGACGATCGCCTGTTTCAGGTCGAGCTCGGGGCACTAGCTACTCTTCAGCGGGCCGGCTATACCAATCTGCAATTGATTTTGCCCTTTGTTCGCACTGTTGAAGAAGTGATTGCCTGTCGCCAGCCGATCGAACAGGCAGGTCTGAGAGACTATAACGACTTTGCCCTGTGGATTATGGCCGAAGTGCCCTCAGTGCTGTTTTTGCTGCCTGCCTACGCCAAGGCTGGAGTGCAGGGTATTGCCATCGGCTCCAACGACCTCACCCAGCTGCTGCTAGCCGTCGATCGCGATCAGCCGATTATGGCCTCGGCCTACGACGAACGCCATCCAGTGGTGCGCCTGGCCATGGCCCACCTCGTACAGGAAGCTGAGCGCTGTGGCCTATTGTGCTCGATCTGCGGTCAGGCACCGGTACGTCACCCCGAGCTGATCGCTGATCTGGTGGCCTGGGGAATTGGCTCCATTTCTGTCGAAGCCGCTGCGCTGCCCTTTACCCTGGAGTCGGTGTGGCAGGCGGAGCAGTCGGGGGCCGAGGTAGATGAGCAAGGCAGCGGGGCACGGGGAGTGAGGGAGTGA